From Sporolactobacillus pectinivorans:
TGGAGAATCGCTGGGACGGGGTTTGCAGTTTTTTTCGCCTTGATCATTACGGGTTACAGTGCCGCAGTTTTAGGGCATGCAAACAAAAAACGTGGCGTTGTCCGCAATACCTTTGCAGGATTGTTGACGATGCTTGTCACCTATTTCATCGGAAGTCTGTTTGCTTAATACAGGGAGGAGCCGTTCATGCTATTTAAAAAAACAAAAAAGGTTCAAACAATGGAAGAAAAGTTAAATACATTGAGAGCAGGAGTACTTGGCTCCAATGATGGTATTTTAACCGTTGTCGGCGTGCTGTTCAGTGTAGGGGCGGCAACGACCAATCACTTTACGATTTTTATTGCCGGTTTGTCTGATCTGATCGCGTGTGCCTTTTCTATGGCTGCAGGCGAATACGCATCTGTCAGTACACAGAAAGACACAGAAAAAGCGGTTGTGACCAATGAACAGACGCTGATCGGTACGAACTATGAGCATCAACTGCAACATGTCACAAGTTATTATCAGGACAAGGGGGTCACTCCAGAAACGGCAGCAGCAATCGCACAGGAATTAATGAAACAAAGCCCGTTGCAAACCGTTGTCAATGTGAAGCACAATATTCATCTGGGACATTATGTGAATCCGTGGTTTGCTGCATTGGCTTCCCTGTTTTCCGCAGGATTAGGCGGCTGTCTCCCCCTGCTGGCCATCACTTTTCTGCCAACAAGTTACCAATGGCCCGGAACAATTATGGCGGTTGTTCTCTCTGTGGCGCTGACAGGCTATATGAGTGCCAAGCTTGGCCGCGGATTTATAAAAAAAGCCATCATCCGGAATGTGATCATAGGCATTATAACGATGTTTATTCACTACTATGTCGGAATTTTGATCTGATTCTGCGATGATACAGCCACTTTTAAAGTTACAAACAAATGAAAGGGGACAGTACATGCGAATGATTTACATTGCATATACTGTCCCCTTTGTATAAGTATTATCAATCAAACATGAAAATTTTCAAGCGTATTTTTCTCCTTTTGGTGCGTCTCCATGAGATGTACACGTTTCTTAAAAATATGCTGTGACATACGCGCAAAACAATAAAAAATTGCACCAATAATGCAAACAAAGAAGCCAATCGGCCATCCTGTCGTGTAAGCTAACAAAATCGCTGCCCAGATATCGACCAATGAAAAAACGAGAGACAGTCGGAGTGTAGCAGCAGGATGGCGCGTCAA
This genomic window contains:
- a CDS encoding VIT1/CCC1 transporter family protein — its product is MLFKKTKKVQTMEEKLNTLRAGVLGSNDGILTVVGVLFSVGAATTNHFTIFIAGLSDLIACAFSMAAGEYASVSTQKDTEKAVVTNEQTLIGTNYEHQLQHVTSYYQDKGVTPETAAAIAQELMKQSPLQTVVNVKHNIHLGHYVNPWFAALASLFSAGLGGCLPLLAITFLPTSYQWPGTIMAVVLSVALTGYMSAKLGRGFIKKAIIRNVIIGIITMFIHYYVGILI